One part of the Podarcis muralis chromosome 3, rPodMur119.hap1.1, whole genome shotgun sequence genome encodes these proteins:
- the HNRNPU gene encoding heterogeneous nuclear ribonucleoprotein U, which yields MSCSPVNVKKLKVSELKEELKKRRLSDRGLKAELMERLQTALDQEEAGGGGLAGGEPGNGNAEEMGEAAPGSGGAQEEDLALGGGGPDQAAACDDDEEAEFGACPGEEEEEEGMELGEENGEGVTAGDEEAAEDLEDDENGDDQGFQEGEDEEEEAAAGAATAATTSSGGGGNANGHGAQQQQQQQHGAAAKEAAGKGAAASEASASTPASSAQPGAKQLSPAQQQKPGGPARPGGEAKAEQKPGEKKRGVKRPREDHGRGYFEYIEENKYSRAKSPQPPVEEEDEHFDDTMVCLDTYNCDLHFKISRDRFSASSLTMESFAFLWAGGRASYGVSKGKVCFEMKVTEKIPVKHLYTKDIDIHEVRVGWSLNTSGMLLGEEEFSYGYSLKGIKTCNCEIEDFGEKFDENDVIGCFANFDGDEVELSYSKNGQELGVAFKISKEVLSEKPIFPHVLCHNCAVEFNFGQKDEPYFPIPEGYTFIQNVPLEDRVRGPKGPEHKKECEVVMMIGLPGAGKTTWVTKHAAENPGKYNILGTNTIMDKMMVAGFKRQMADTGKLNTLLQRAPQCLGKFIEIAARKKRNFILDQTNVSAAAQRRKMCLFAGFQRKAVVVCPKDEDYKQRTQKKAEVEGKDLPEHAVLKMKGNFTLPEVSECFDEIIYVELQKEEAQKLLEQYKEESKKALPPEKKQNTGSKKSNKKSGKNQFNRGGQRGRGGFNMRGNFRGGVPGNRGGYNRRGGNMPQRGGGGGGGSGGAIGYPYPRGPVFPTRGGGGGGGGYSNRGNYNRGGMPNRGNYNQNFRGRGNNRGYKNQSQGYNQWQQGQFWGQKPWSQHYHQGYY from the exons ATGAGCTGCTCCCCGGTGAACGTGAAGAAGCTGAAGGTGTCGGAGCTGAAGGAGGAGCTGAAGAAGCGGCGCCTCTCCGACAGGGGCCTCAAGGCCGAGCTCATGGAGCGGCTCCAGACCGCGCTCGACCAGGAGGAGGCCGGCGGGGGAGGCCTGGCCGGCGGAGAACCCGGCAACGGCAACGCGGAGGAGATGGGCGAGGCCGCTCCGGGCAGCGGCGGCGCCCAGGAGGAGGACCTGGCCCTGGGAGGAGGAGGCCCCGACCAGGCCGCGGCGTGCGACGACGATGAGGAGGCCGAGTTCGGCGCCTGCcccggggaagaggaggaggaggagggcatggAGCTGGGCGAGGAGAACGGCGAAGGGGTGACGGCCGGAGACGAGGAGGCGGCCGAAGACCTGGAGGACGACGAGAACGGCGACGACCAGGGCTTCCAGGAAGGGGAGGACGAGGAGGAAGAGGCCGCCGCTGGCGCCGCCACCGCAGCCACCactagcagcggcggcggcggcaacgcCAACGGCCACggcgcccagcagcagcagcagcagcagcacggcgCCGCGGCCAAGGAGGCTGCCGGGAAAGGCGCTGCTGCCTCGGAGGCCTCGGCCTCGACTCCGGCCTCCTCGGCCCAGCCCGGCGCGAAGCAGCTGTCACCCGCCCAGCAGCAGAAGCCCGGCGGGCCTGCTCGTCCTGGGG GAGAAGCTAAAGCTGAGCAAAAACCTGGTGAGAAAAAAAGGGGAGTTAAGCGGCCACGTGAAGACCATGGGCGAGGGTATTTTGAGTATATTGAAGAAAACAAATACAGCAG GGCAAAGTCTCCTCAGCCACCTGTTGAAGAGGAGGATGAACACTTTGATGACACAATGGTTTGTCTTGATACTT ATAACTGTGATCTACACTTCAAAATTTCAAGAGATCGTTTTAGTGCTTCCTCATTGACAATGGAAAGTTTTGCCTTTCTTTGGGCTGGAGGGAGAGCATCCTATGGAGTTTCTAAAGGAAAAGTCTGTTTTGAGATGAAG GTAACTGAAAAAATCCCTGTCAAGCACCTGTATACAAAAGACATTGACATACATGAAGTGAGAGTTGGCTGGTCACTGAACACAAGTGGGATGCTGCTTG GCGAGGAAGAGTTTTCTTACGGATACTCCTTGAAAGGAATAAAGACATGTAATTGTGAGATTGAAGACTTTGGTGAGAaatttgatgaaaatgatgtgATCGGATGTTTTGCT AATTTTGATGGTGATGAAGTGGAACTTTCTTACTCAAAGAATGGACAGGAACTTGGCGTTGCTTTCAAAATCAGCAAGGAAGTTCTTTCTGAAAAGCCCATTTTCCCCCATGTTCTCTGCCATAACTGTGCTGTTGAATTTAACTTTGGCCAGAAGGATGAGCCGTACTTCCCCATACCAGAGGGGTACACCTTCATCCAGAATGTTCCCTTGGAAGATAGAGTTAGAGGACCCAAGGGACCAGAGCACAAGAAAGAATGTGAA GTGGTAATGATGATTGGCTTGCCTGGTGCTGGGAAGACTACATGGGTTACCAAACATGCAGCAGAGAACCCTGGGAAGTACAATATCCTTGGAACAAATACTATTATGGACAAAATGATG GTTGCAGGTTTTAAGCGGCAAATGGCTGATACTGGAAAACTCAACACACTGTTGCAGAGAGCACCACAGTGTCTTGGCAAGTTTATTGAGATTGCTGCGCGTAAGAAACGGAACTTTATTCTGGATCAG ACAAATGTGTCTGCAGCTGCGCAGAGGAGAAAAATGtgcctgtttgcaggcttccagCGCAAAGCAGTTGTTGTTTGCCCAAAAGATGAAGACTACAAGCAAAGAACACAAAAGAAGGCAGAGGTGGAGGGAAAAGATCTTCCAGAGCATGCAGTGCTCAAAATGAAAG GAAATTTTACTCTGCCAGAGGTGTCAGAATGTTTTGATGAAATAATCTACGTAGAGttgcaaaaagaagaagcccAGAAGCTTCTGGAGCAGTACAAAGAAGAAAGCAAGAAGGCCCTCCCTCCAGAGAAAAAACAGAACACTGGTTCAAAGAAAAGTAACAAAAAGAGTGGTAAAAACCAGTTTAACAGAGGTGGACAGAGAGGACGTGGTGGATTTAACATGCGTGGCAACTTCAGAGGAGGAG TCCCTGGAAATCGTGGAGGATACAACAGGAGAGGTGGTAACATGCCCCAACGTGGAGgtggaggaggtggtggcagtggtggagcaATAGGCTACCCATACCCCCGTGGTCCTGTCTTTCCGACCAGAGGTGGCGGTGGTGGAGGAGGTGGTTACTCAAACAGAGGAAACTATAACAGAGGTGGAATGCCCAACAGAGGGAACTATAACCAG